From one Babesia bovis T2Bo chromosome 3, whole genome shotgun sequence genomic stretch:
- a CDS encoding ATP synthase subunit H family protein produces the protein MDNQAFIRLMTICYAIAGALATIAVQLFFRNRYQGKERRDFYLLILLIVPLGTFCLWLLWFCMYIAQMHPMISPIKHFIHKAPEAAAEVPAPAAA, from the exons ATGGATAATCAGGCGTTCATTCGCCTAATGACAATTTGCTATGCCATCGCAGGGGCATTGGCGACAATTGCAGTTCAGCTATTTTTTCGTAACCGCTACCAAGGGAAGGAGCGCAGGGATTTCTATTT GCTAATTTTATTAATAGTTCCCCTTGGAACATTTTGCCTCTGGTTGTT GTGGTTCTGTATGTACATTGCTCAAATGCATCCCATGATATCGCCTATTAAACACTTTATTCACAAAGCGCCAGAGGCGGCTGCAGAAGTCCCGGCACCAGCAGCCGCCTAG
- a CDS encoding Mitochondrial large subunit ribosomal protein (Img2) family protein — protein sequence MILRRPFSTLQRELAKSIQSKIDAIPFHINRTASGNLAVFVKYRHNNNLAYTYVQKVKGNRKILKQELQVLLGNCRIMDTRNAFVIQGNYKNLIVKYLKSIGF from the exons ATGATACTTAGAAGACCGTTTTCTACATTGCAGCGTGAGCTGGCTAAATCAATTCAGTCCAAGATCGACGCTattccatttcatataaATCGCACTG CTTCTGGCAATCTGGCTGTGTTCGTGAAATACAGGCACAACAACAACTTGGCTTATACTTATGTCCAGAAGGTCAAGGGCAATCGCAAGATATTGAAGCAGGAGTTGCAGGTTCTGTTAGGCAACTGTCGCATAATGGACACTCGCAATGCTTTTGTGATCCAGGGCAATTACAAGAATTTGATTGTCAAGTATCTTAAGAGCATCGGTTTTTAG
- a CDS encoding Rer1 (ER retrieval) family protein — protein sequence MTEPLRDNSAFSASVLRLQNRLAFFQRGRQAILDYISTHIVLRWIYFVILFYVFWYRVIAYASHFVIAYMYAVYALNSVIRFLTPLDFQDLCAAHEAAHGGTILPSSEGNRTEITLEKMRHPDTVYEFRPFLRDMNEFTFWLCLVRATYVALFCMLFDALDVPVFWPLLVVYFVGLFALTMREQLENMIKYKYVPFNIGKRTYGSITRQAR from the coding sequence ATGACGGAGCCCTTGAGGGATAATTCTGCTTTCTCGGCTTCGGTTCTACGTTTGCAAAATCGTTTGGCATTTTTTCAACGTGGCCGTCAGGCGATCTTGGATTATATATCTACACACATTGTGTTACGatggatatattttgtgATTCTTTTCTACGTATTTTGGTACCGCGTCATTGCTTACGCTAGTCATTTTGTTATCGCATATATGTACGCAGTTTATGCGCTTAATTCTGTGATTCGTTTCTTAACACCATTGGATTTTCAGGATCTTTGTGCAGCTCACGAGGCTGCTCATGGTGGTACTATATTACCCTCTAGTGAGGGTAATCGTACTGAAATAACTCTTGAGAAGATGCGTCATCCGGATACAGTTTATGAATTTAGGCCATTTTTGCGTGATATGAACGAGTTCACATTTTGGCTATGTTTGGTCCGGGCAACATACGTTGCTTTGTTTTGTATGTTATTTGACGCATTGGACGTTCCAGTATTTTGGCCATTATTGGTTGTTTATTTCGTTGGTCTGTTTGCTCTTACTATGCGTGAGCAGTTGGAGAACATGATTAAATATAAGTATGTTCCCTTTAACATTGGTAAGCGTACCTATGGTTCGATAACTCGTCAAGCCAGGTAG
- a CDS encoding Mitotic-spindle organizing gamma-tubulin ring associated family protein, which produces MASRTYKRQESFATAESDSDRVEEGIKEEGLEIIYEISKILNTGLDRETLAILVGLCEKGVDPTVLAHLVKNLREAKKKFLSEITAPKPGK; this is translated from the coding sequence ATGGCATCAAGAACGTATAAACGCCAGGAATCGTTTGCCACGGCAGAATCGGATAGCGATAGGGTTGAGGAAGGGATTAAAGAGGAAGGATTGGAGATAATATATGAGATCTCGAAAATACTCAATACGGGACTAGACCGTGAAACGCTAGCTATACTAGTAGGTCTATGTGAAAAGGGTGTGGATCCTACAGTACTGGCACATCTTGTTAAAAACCTAAGGGAAGCCAAGAAAAAGTTTCTATCGGAGATCACGGCACCAAAACCAGGTAAATGA
- a CDS encoding Cullin family protein, whose translation MELVRAKQRKPVEFRITIRNEDAYAPEMDNYVEHMKGFVQSVLTGNSSAPYNKLMMMEYVNETIHRNQGLALSTQLDEYFRSTIASMINQADDSNDSLGQFGTDIMKRNEQVFNHIELCWCRLRSALSELIQVFSQLQSVNTPGFSIWNNAMEYFKQHLHSNPQMKDRLTVALLDMISKYRDGFDVIFCQLRNIVEMYTFVGGYEKLEERVISETREYYRQFSSQVSSLHSVKGSYIVIQNKILREEEACNKYLLKETVDKVMSTVRIQLLQLTADRLMDRQVLEDLITTVDTSHMRVLVSLYADTDWLSNLHDALFDAAKNIGDRITTGFINRLRQEPVSSSGRLCSDYIKELYGLKTRVDTTIKDTLGSNVDIKSKEHILWQRILNTTESYMEPITMALASYADNICADTSLDKFVSVDHGISFIMKLFRALSGKSRFEVHFRSLVSSRLWYHQKLSQCHEVLVSNLREECGASYVSKMDVIFNDYKNSCKFAAEFTQRKRNLALDHGSIGFNFTCLLLSKESCIRNSQRAIPDTSRMNSLEAISPMDLDNTLPVDPQINAVKQMQQCFIDFYAEKYKNRSLSILTDLGSAVLTMDLNGRSYDLSLSLYQAYTLLSLNGDGCTTLGHIRALMGTDYDDDVMRRHLLKMADGTNPLLTFTVSGLTFDTCSDTDSFCVHPHFTADTRELNFRYREESVVQPDKGEVDTHSLEDPTPVVEATIVRHLKTHLTDSSTNVFRACVTKISGLDRFEFNKILNSLAERDFVSIDTKLDTISYIP comes from the exons ATGGAGCTTGTGAGGGCTAAACAGAGGAAGCCGGTAGAATTCCGAATTACAATCC GTAATGAGGACGCTTATGCTCCAGAGATGGATAATTATGTAGAGCATATGAAGGGTTTTGTTCAATCAGTTTTGACTGGCAACTCGTCAGCTCCATACAACAAGTTGATGATGATGGAGTATGTCAATGAGACGATACACAGGAACCAGGGATTGGCGTTGAGCACTCAGCTAGATGAATACTTTAGATCCACTATAGCATCCATGATTAACCAGGCTGATGATAGCAATGACTCTTTAGGACAATTTGGTACGGACATCATGAAGCGTAACGAGCAGGTTTTCAACCATATTGAACTTTGTTGGTGTCGACTAAGATCGGCTCTAAGTGAGCTAATTCAGGTATTTTCTCAACTACAATCTGTTAATACTCCTGGATTTTCAATATG GAACAACGccatggaatatttcaAGCAACATCTTCATTCGAATCCTCAAATGAAGGATCGATTGACTGTTGCATTGCTTGACATGATTTCGAAGTACCGAGATGGCTTTGATGTTATCTTTTGCCAGCTTCGTAATATAGTTGAGATGTATACATTTGTTGGTGGTTATGAAAAGTTGGAGGAGCGTGTGATATCTGAGACTCGTGAATATTATCGTCAGTTTTCTTCTCAGGTGTCATCATTGCATTCCGTGAAGGGATCATATATCGTCATTCAGAACAAGATATTGCGTGAG GAGGAAGCCTGTAACAAGTACCTTCTAAAGGAGACTGTCGACAAGGTAATGTCCACTGTCAGGATCCAGCTTTTGCAACTCACTGCTGACCGTTTGATGGATCGTCAGGTTCTCGAGGATTTGATAACCACGGTTGATACATCTCACATGCGTGTTCTAGTGTCACTCTATGCTGACACTGATTGGTTATCTAATCTCCACGATGCTTTATTTGACGCTGCTAAGAACATTGGTGATAGGATAACAACCGGTTTCATTAACCGCTTGAGGCAAGAACCTGTGTCATCCTCTGGGAGGCTATGCTCCGACTATATTAAGGAACTCTATGGCCTCAAGACTAGGGTTGACACTACTATCAAGGATACTCTCGGTTCTAATGTCGATATAAAATCAAAGGAGCACATTCTATGGCAGCGTATCCTTAATACGACTGAGTCCTATATGGAGCCCATTACTATGGCATTGGCATCATATGCTGATAATATATGTGCTGACACAAGCTTGGATAAGTTTGTTAGTGTAGATCATGGCATTTCGTTTATAATGAAGTTATTCCGTGCATTATCTGGGAAGTCTAGGTTTGAGGTTCACTTTAGGTCACTTGTTTCATCTCGTTTATGGTATCACCAGAAGCTTTCTCAGTGTCATGAAGTGCTGGTATCTAATCTTCGTGAGGAGTGTGGTGCTAGCTATGTATCCAAGATGGATGTTATATTCAATGACTATAAGAACTCATGTAAATTTGCTGCTGAATTCACCCAACGAAAGAGGAATCTGGCTTTAGATCATGGATCTATCGGTTTCAATTTTACATGTTTGTTGTTATCTAAGGAATCCTGTATTCGTAACTCTCAGCGTGCTATACCAGATACCTCGAGGATGAACTCTTTGGAGGCTATATCACCTATGGATCTCGACAATACGTTACCAGTAGACCCTCAGATAAATGCGGTGAAACAAATGCAGCAATGCTTTATAGATTTCTACGCTGAGAAGTATAAAAACAGATCACTATCAATTTTAACTGACCTCGGCTCTGCGGTATTGACTATGGACTTAAACGGTCGTTCGTATGACCTTTCCTTATCACTATATCAGGCTTATACACTACTCTCACTGAATGGTGATGGATGCACTACCCTTGGCCACATAAGGGCACTAATGGGTACCGACTATGATGACGATGTCATGAGGCGTCATTTATTAAAAATGGCTGATGGTACTAACCCATTGTTAACCTTTACGGTATCGGGTCTAACATTTGATACATGTTCGGATACCGATTCCTTTTGTGTGCATCCGCATTTTACTGCCGATACTCGTGAGCTAAACTTCCGTTATCGTGAGGAGTCAGTAGTTCAGCCTGATAAGGGTGAAGTGGACACCCATTCATTGGAGGACCCAACTCCGGTTGTTGAGGCTACTATAGTACGTCACCTCAAGACCCACCTCACGGACTCTTCCACTAACGTCTTCAGGGCCTGCGTTACCAAGATAAGCGGTCTAGACCGCTTTGAGTTCAACAAGATACTGAATTCTCTTGCTGAGCGTGACTTTGTGAGTATCGACACGAAGTTGGACACCATATCGTATATACCGTAG
- a CDS encoding AAA domain family protein has protein sequence MCKLLCQQARWLIYMMLACYFIASSRLLRSVSALRRYHGFITSRNAVSCHLESIMAGKRAAVKRGGILPQRKRLSTGIDSEQSAIDDKESNERLLELSKQFGAKPEFNRHIYDDDHVMMTYRVLLRDSRYKVDLDVDMEGTHAVGRYTFSKDGSEVTSGVVVSTNKKSAQRSAARRILAHVDAPNTDQLMEITKWIVSSHKRITGVKESVLSDEFGPSGHVVTMKWTIADKEFVGQGTSNSLTLAGMYASQELYCLTLHLATTSAVAALSSMKKPMSGDLKAITEPNATNNHETVPKAPSALMKSSELSKEDAAQMITIRSSIANRMKITQEESGKAVPGGFEWTLLWQWEGTDKTVEKKVTKGYGLSKTAAKAAASKAMLVDIGFIDEITAEESAEASSIRNVIPKNLGEAVKKAVPFIARTNCSVWRLFLPQLMDAIVYQCDNSLMKPILDVIVKADLELPSDIWDSLLYSAYSAIDETFCRTILHGIKNLKLDPNYFLSPKAQAYYQKQSWLLALEFNAENCANITSLESRSGKDVVSIVGNLVRTQLPLLFLQGESTAEYLKNSLKEDDLVLLVPRDTTYQWGRGILCILTKHKNENQSINITCKVIRNLNPETSDSIYSEATFGVFHVNSSITNKRMMQALMSITHRMMPLNSSNTPYYYDKELLKLIVEREPQSVKEVDCSNLPLSTRIPLTDTQAAACRYALSHPLTLIQGPPGTGKTQVACAIIDCLIRKTSEKILAVADSNVAADNLIEGLDRRGIQALRVGFGSESLLQEESLKRCTRYGRYRYLRESGMHKEANSMRVLMILDAIKTHQVIIATCVGSGNDVLAGYSFPYVIIDECAQSIEPSNLIPIGKGCRQLVLIGDHMQLRPTIISTEAASEGLSSSLLENLVNANVGKVHLLDVQRRMHPSISEFPNNQFYKGLITDAIEENSRNPIKGFEWPSPAYNIAFIDASSGGPNGQFESVVGTSRSNALEVEIILMLLKSFLDAGDVRESDIGILTAYDAQKWQLRRKVNQMFGINAQAIEIDSVDGFQGKEKELILFSGVRSNNHKDIGFLKDPRRMNVMLTRARRGLIVVADKFTIMNDISNWRRYMDYITDRVLDIHISQLNKHLHTPSPQLESIVSRAKTGKYP, from the exons ATGTGTAAACTTCTTTGCCAGCAGGCGCGTTGGCTTATTTATATGATGTTAGCTTGTTATTTTATCGCATCATCGCGTTTATTGCGGTCTGTGAGCGCTTTACGACGATACCATGGCTTTATAACATCACGTAATGCAGTTAGTTGCCATTTGGAGTCTATAATGGCTGGTAAACGTGCCGCCGTTAAACGCGGTGGAATCCTTCCGCAGAGGAAGCGTCTGTCTACTGGCATTGACAGTGAGCAATCTGCCATTGATGATAAGGAATCCAATGAGCGCCTGTTAGAGCTATCGAAGCAATTTGGTGCTAAACCGGAATTCAATCGCCATATTTATGATGACGACCACGTCATGATGACCTATAGAGTTCTCCTTCGTGACTCTAGGTACAAGGTAGACTTAGACGTTGACATGGAGGGTACTCATGCCGTCGgtagatatacattttcTAAGGACGGTAGTGag GTTACCAGTGGTGTCGTGGTATCGACCAATAAGAAGAGCGCACAGAGAAGTGCCGCTCGTCGTATATTAGCACACGTGGATGCCCCTAATACAGATCAGTTAATGGAGATAACGAAATGGATAGTATCTAGCCACAAGAGGATCACTGGCGTCAAGGAATCTGTGTTATCCGACGAGTTTGGTCCATCAGGTCACGTCGTCACTATGAAGTGGACTATTGCCGATAAGGAATTCGTTGGTCAGGGTACATCTAATTCTTTAACGCTTGCGGGTATGTATGCCTCTCAGGAACTATATTGCCTTACTCTACACCTTGCTACTACATCCGCTGTAGCTGCTCTTTCATCCATGAAGAAACCAATGTCAGGTGATCTGAAAGCTATAACTGAACCCAACGCCACGAATAACCATGAAACGGTACCTAAGGCACCCAGTGCTCTCATGAAATCTTCTGAGTTATCCAAGGAGGATGCTGCTCAGATGATCACCATTAGATCTAGTATAGCAAACAGGATGAAAATCACCCAGGAAGAATCTGGTAAGGCCGTTCCAGGTGGATTTGAATGGACACTACTCTGGCAATGGGAAGGTACTGACAAAACAGTGGAGAAAAAGGTAACTAAGGGTTACGGCCTTAGTAAAACTGCTGCAAAGGCTGCTGCCAGCAAGGCTATGCTTGTTGATATAGGGTTTATAGATGAAATCACTGCTGAGGAGAGTGCTGAAGCCAGCTCTATTCGTAATGTCATACCCAAG AACCTTGGTGAGGCCGTTAAAAAAGCAGTTCCCTTCATTGCCCGGACCAACTGCAGTGTTTGGCGTTTATTCCTTCCCCAATTAATGGACGCCATAGTCTATCAATGTGACAATTCCTTGATGAAGCCAATATTAGATGTCATAGTGAAGGCTGACCTCGAATTACCTTCTGACATATGGGACTCCTTACTATACAGTGCCTATTCCGCTATTGACGAAACTTTTTGTCGGACTATACTCCATGGAATAAAAAATCTCAAGCTTGATCCCAATTACTTTTTATCTCCCAAGGCACAGGCGTACTACCAAAAGCAGAG CTGGCTCCTGGCATTGGAATTCAATGCAGAGAACTGTGCCAATATTACATCGCTAGAGAGTAGATCAGGGAAGGACGTGGTATCCATTGTCGGTAACCTGGTTCGTACTCAGTTACCCCTGCTGTTCCTCCAGGGTGAATCTACTGCGGAATACTTGAAAAATTCACTAAAAGAGGACGATTTGGTATTACTCGTACCTAGGGACACCACATATCAATGG GGTCGCGGCATACTGTGTATCCTTACGAAGCACAAGAACGAGAACCAATCTATCAACATAACTTGTAAGGTCATTCGCAATTTAAATCCGGAGACTAGTgatagtatatattcagAAGCAACTTTTGGCGTATTCCATGTGAACAGCTCCATCACCAACAAGCGCATGATGCAGGCTCTGATGTCAATAACCCACCGAATGATGCCTTTAAAT TCTTCCAACACCCCGTATTACTACGACAAGGAACTATTGAAACTAATAGTGGAGCGTGAGCCTCAGAGTGTCAAGGAGGTTGATTGCAGCAATCTACCGCTCAGCACTCGCATCCCATTAACCGATACCCAGGCTGCTGCATGTCGATATGCACTATCCCATCCACTTACCTTAATTCAGGGTCCCCCTGGTACCGGTAAAACACAGGTTGCTTGTGCTATCATCGACTGTTTGATTCGGAAGACTAGTGAGAAGATTCTTGCCGTTGCAGACTCCAATGTCGCCGCTGACAACTTGATAGAGGGCTTAGATCGTCGTGGCATCCAGGCACTGAGGGTTGGCTTTGGTTCAGAATCGCTACTGCAAGAGGAATCGCTGAAACGATGCACTCGGTACGGCAGGTACCGGTACCTAAGGGAATCTGGTATGCACAAGGAGGCCAACTCCATGCGCGTATTGATGATACTAGACGCCATAAAGACGCATCAGGTGATCATTGCTACTTGTGTAGGTAGTGGTAACGACGTACTTGCTGGTTATTCATTTCCCTACGTCATTATAGATGAATGTGCCCAATCCATTGAGCCTAGTAATCTGATACCCATTGGCAAAGGGTGTCGTCAGCTAGTTCTTATCGGTGACCATATGCAACTTCGACCTACTATAATCTCAACCGAGGCTGCTAGTGAGGGTTTGTCGTCATCATTACTAGAGAATCTAGTTAACGCCAACGTGGGTAAAGTACACCTACTGGATGTCCAGCGCAGGATGCATCCCTCTATATCAGAGTTTCCCAATAATCAATTTTACAAGGGCCTGATTACTGACGCTATAGAAGAGAACAGTCGGAACCCTATAAAGGGTTTCGAATGGCCCAGTCCTGCGTACAACATCGCTTTTATAGACGCCAGTTCAGGTGGCCCTAACGGTCAATTTGAATCAGTGGTTGGTACATCGCGGTCAAATGCACTGGAAGTGGAGATAATCCTAATGCTACTAAAGTCGTTCCTTGACGCCGGGGATGTACGCGAGTCTGATATTGGCATTTTAACTGCGTACGACGCCCAAAAGTGGCAACTCAGGCGCAAGGTGAATCAGATGTTCGGCATTAACGCCCAGGCTATTGAGATAGACTCTGTTGACGGTTTCCAGGGTAAGGAGAAGGAACTCATTCTATTCTCTGGTGTGCGGTCAAACAACCATAAGGATATTGGTTTTTTGAAAGATCCCAGGCGTATGAATGTTATGTTAACTCGTGCTCGCAGGGGACTGATTGTTGTGGCGGACAAATTCACTATTATGAACGATATATCTAACTGGCGTCGTTATATGGACTATATAACGGACCGCGTCTTGGATATTCATATTTCTCAGCTTAACAAACACCTCCATACGCCATCACCTCAGCTAGAGTCCATTGTGAGTCGGGCTAAAACTGGTAAATACCCTTGA
- a CDS encoding Alba family protein translates to MAHSKASMATEGKPASPGEIRVTSVGLVYGYVNYARKLIDGGEPVVTLRGTGRAMSNVVETAEILRRAYKGMHQLTLLDTQDNLASDQDAEGKDSRRPVCFLTIKLTLDPQHIDTSAPGYQKPLDDEQLKEVDVEKLIQGIKNVGMRRKTTMPRRQGNKAPNSERENKS, encoded by the exons ATGGCACATTCCAAAGCATCTATGGCGACGGAAGGAAAGCCTGCTTCGCCTGGTGAAATCCGGGTTACCAGCGTTGGGTTGGTATACGGATATGTTAACTATGCGAGGAAGCTGATTGACGGTGGCGAGCCGGTGGTTACCCTTCGTGGTACTGGCCGTGCTATGAGTAACGTAGTAGAAACTGCTGAAATATTGCGTCGTGCGTACAAGGGTATGCATCAATTGACCCTCTTAGACACACAGGACAACTT GGCTTCTGACCAGGATGCAGAAGGTAAGGATTCTCGCAGGCCTGTTTGCTTTTTGACTATAAAGCTCACACTGGACCCTCAACACATTGACACTTCTGCTCCCGGTTACCAGAAGCCACTTGACGACGAGCAGTTGAAGGAGGTTGACGTTGAAAAGCTTATTCAGGGTATTAAAAACGTGGGTATGAGGAGAAAAACTACCATGCCCAGGAGACAGGGTAACAAGGCACCAAATTCGGAGCGTGAGAACAAGAGCTAA
- a CDS encoding 3-oxo-5-alpha-steroid 4-dehydrogenase family protein codes for MNILLKQSNGAFIERISIADDATVDDLRQLFYEKFHFYPQRQQWSVNAADGVKLVENRLSDYGITDDTSLYFKDLGVQISWRLVFFLEYLGPLLILPLLYHFPGIFYRTNDVPKNNVQVFTFVMLMFHFTKRELESLFVHRFSRSTMPIRNLFINCFHYWILCAVGIGYFVFHPRYTEIILLWRYEKIVLIILFFYFQFMTLMTHLTLRNLRPKGTRVRGIPNNWGFQYVSCANYFWELMIWVVVALFTNTISSYIFVFAVGAILSQWAMSKHRKYIKEFSHYDRRRRALIPFIY; via the exons ATGAACATTCTGCTGAAGCAGTCTAACGGTGCCTTCATCGAACGCATATCTATCGCTGATGACGCTACTGTTGACGATTTGAGGCAGTTATTCTATGAGAAGT TTCATTTTTACCCTCAACGTCAGCAATGGTCGGTCAATGCAG CTGATGGTGTTAAGCTAGTTGAGAATCGATTATCCGACTATGGAATCACTGATGACACGTCGTTATATTTCAAGGATCTAG GGGTACAAATCTCATGGCGGCTTGTATTCTTTTTGGAGTACCTAGGCCCGCTATTGATATTACCGCTATTATATCACTTCCCCGGTATATTCTATCGCACTAACGATGTGCCGAAGAATAACGTTCAAGTATTCACCTTTGTGATGTTGATGTTTCACTTTACAAAGCGCGAGTTAGAATCGCTTTTTGTTCACCGTTTTTCTAGGAGTACTATGCCGATTCGCAATTTATTCATTAATTGCTTCCACTATTG GATACTTTGTGCTGTCGGTATTGGTTACTTTGTTTTCCACCCTAGGTACACCGAGATAATCCTCTTGTGGCGCTATGAGAAGATAGTTTTAATAATACTCTTCTTCTACTTTCAGTTTATGACACTGATGACTCACTTGACGCTGCGCAACTTGCGTCCCAAAG GCACTCGAGTTCGTGGTATTCCTAATAATTGGGGTTTTCAGTATGTTAGTTGCGCCAATTACTTCTGGGAACTCATGATTTGGGTAGTGGTGGCCTTATTCACCAATACCAtttcatcatatatatttgtttttgCCGTGGGAGCCATTTTATCACAATGGGCAATGAGCAAGCACCGGAAGTATATCAAGGAGTTTTCCCACTACGACCGCCGTCGGAGGGCTCTGATACCGTTTATATACTGA
- a CDS encoding Histone methylation protein DOT1 family protein — protein sequence MDRTVHSNGCCSKRVMIHQAEIPNIEVADVSTPRRMVNAAKRRHVVPRQHTAHAHTVETAYNLGTMQQMNLKRIIPSNMHTLTRMMDTQHHEDPNNRRDVNEGPLMPPYTELLSEYRQLAQSLFRRVYYDLSRGIGVPDEGINYMYKSPMNNISTSTYGMYGEIKPTCLTQICAELTRFGLDNLSVVVDLGSGRGAPNFLFAHQVPVFASIGIELCPVSYRSSIINLIEYLKVDVAKLVSEMTGFCTYEEIKAYVLPKAQYVIKEEDKLDPTMVTPTAKLDSVKLELLSGRSNTSKRCTNSDSVNTHYQNYSNHGDETSATPQGSHSSTSSDDDSLYYRVLNEFTKMHSTLAVGFCNEDIAAFDHFEGASHIYSFDAAMEKALVNNIVRQFKNTKGAWLLASFVGNLIEDYDLTGCFLASRIPCQMYKSGERRCCYIYVKNNWEMIKQSHDWMIAEKFGLCHRPEATNVKTQDVVNRIPKNRCTCNGAKKVSLKDSGHVIPTGVDNSTCYAVLSQFYEPVSIMELIKLAKMPLEKQIGWYLAKRHRPDFVLTRSRTTNIIDQKRRALCQQRNKLVELIATATDIKSTSNYVKALQRHIQQNYEPAFTFPFTM from the coding sequence ATGGATCGCACAGTGCATTCTAATGGATGCTGCAGTAAACGTGTGATGATTCACCAAGCTGAAATACCTAATATAGAAGTGGCAGACGTAAGTACTCCCCGCAGGATGGTCAATGCCGCAAAGAGGAGGCATGTTGTGCCCCGCCAGCATACAGCTCATGCTCACACTGTTGAAACAGCTTATAATCTAGGAACAATGCAGCAAATGAACCTTAAAAGAATAATACCAAGTAATATGCACACACTAACCAGGATGATGGACACGCAACATCATGAAGATCCAAACAATCGTAGAGATGTTAATGAAGGACCGTTAATGCCTCCATACACCGAATTGCTATCGGAATACCGTCAACTTGCACAATCGCTATTTCGCCGTGTATACTATGACCTCAGTAGAGGGATAGGAGTACCGGACGAAGGAATAAACTACATGTACAAGAGTCCAATGAATAATATCAGTACGTCGACCTACGGAATGTACGGCGAGATAAAGCCCACGTGCTTAACACAAATTTGTGCGGAGCTCACTCGTTTTGGGCTAGATAATCTTAGTGTAGTAGTGGACCTTGGAAGTGGAAGAGGTGCACCTAACTTCTTATTCGCACACCAAGTGCCAGTATTCGCGTCCATAGGTATAGAGCTCTGCCCAGTCAGTTACAGGTCATCGATCATCAACCTAATAGAATATCTCAAAGTAGATGTTGCTAAATTAGTTAGTGAAATGACAGGATTCTGCACATATGAAGAAATCAAAGCCTATGTCCTACCGAAGGCGCAATATGTAATAAAGGAAGAAGATAAATTGGACCCAACTATGGTCACTCCCACTGCTAAGTTGGACTCCGTCAAGCTGGAACTTCTCAGTGGGCGTAGTAACACGTCCAAAAGGTGCACTAACTCAGATAGTGTCAACACGCACTACCAAAATTACTCGAACCATGGTGATGAGACGTCAGCCACACCACAGGGATCGCACTCAAGTACGTCATCAGATGATGACTCACTCTACTATCGTGTACTCAACGAATTCACCAAAATGCACTCGACACTAGCTGTTGGATTCTGTAATGAGGATATTGCAGCCTTCGACCATTTTGAAGGGGCGTCCCACATATACTCATTTGATGCCGCTATGGAAAAAGCATTAGTTAATAATATTGTACGGCAATTTAAAAACACAAAGGGTGCATGGCTATTGGCATCATTTGTAGGGAACTTAATAGAAGACTATGATCTAACAGGATGTTTCCTAGCATCACGCATACCATGCCAAATGTACAAAAGCGGAGAACGCCGATGctgctatatatatgtaaagaATAACTGGGAAATGATTAAACAATCACATGATTGGATGATAGCAGAAAAGTTCGGCCTCTGCCACCGTCCTGAAGCCACAAATGTTAAAACACAGGATGTAGTTAACAGGATACCTAAAAACAGATGTACATGCAATGGAGCCAAGAAGGTATCTCTAAAGGACAGTGGGCATGTTATCCCAACTGGAGTCGATAACAGCACATGCTACGCCGTATTGTCACAATTCTACGAACCCGTAAGTATAATGGAGTTGATTAAGTTGGCTAAAATGCCGCTTGAAAAACAAATTGGATGGTACCTAGCAAAGCGACATCGACCTGATTTTGTATTAACAAGATCGAGGACTACTAATATCATCGATCAGAAGCGTCGTGCTTTGTGCCAACAACGCAACAAGTTGGTAGAATTAATAGCAACCGCAACGGATATAAAATCTACATCGAATTACGTAAAAGCTCTACAAAGACACATACAGCAGAATTACGAGCCTGCATTCACATTCCCGTTCACAATGTAA
- a CDS encoding putative integral membrane protein, which yields MAKVPPPASEGNLFLVLSAIFCLFSLCLMLICWAIFGESITRFYRIHVSENFGSDDKKQ from the exons ATGGCAAAGGTACCACCTCCTGCCAGTGAG GGTAACCTTTTTCTCGTGTTAAGTGCAATATTTTGTTTGTTTTCACTATGCCTTATGTTAATATGCTGGGCTATTTTCGGCGAATCCATAACTCGATTCTATCGCATTCACGTTTCTGAGAACTTTGGTTCTGATGATAAAAAGCAGTAG